A window of Altererythrobacter sp. Root672 genomic DNA:
GCATCGAACGGTCGTGGGAACTGATCGCCGCGATCGAGGGGATCAACGGCATCATCCTGCTCGGCTGGTCGACCGCCTTCTTCGTCTCCGTCGGTAGCCGCTTCGCTCGCCACTAACCGCAGCGGGTTACGCCCGCGCGTCGAGCCAGCCGATGATGTCGCCCATGACCTTCTCGCGACCGAGGTCGTTGAGCAGATCGTGGTAGTAGTCCTGATAGAGGATCAACTGCTTGTCCGTGCTGCTGGCGTGGTCGAAGAATTCCTGGCTGCCGTCGGGCCGGGTGGCCTTGTCGGCGGTGCCGTGCATGATCAGCACCGGCAGGGTGATCTTGCCGAACTCCTTCTCGAACCGGTCCCCGGCCCGAGCGAAGGCGGCGACGGTTTCGACAGGCTGCTTTTCGTCGAGGGTATAGGGATCGGCCAGCAGTTGCTCGACCCAGGCCGGATCGCGGGAGAAGTCTTCCATCTTGAGCTTGAGCGCCGGCAAGTCCGGCACCACGTGGCTCGCACCCTTGAGCAAGGTCAGCGCGAAGTCGGGCGCGAACACGCGGAAGGCGAAGCTCTCGCAGATCAGCCCGTCGATCTGGTCCTGGTGGTCGAGCGCATAGGTGACCGAGGTCACCCCGCCCGCGCTATGGCCGAGCAGGAAGCACTTGCGCCCCGGATCGAGCGACTTGGCCAGATCGACCGTGACCGCCACGTCAGCGACGTAATCGTCGATCGTCTCGACATGGAAGCGCTCGCCCTCCGACCGCCCCCGGCCGCGCAGGTCCAGCGCCGTCACCGCGTAGCCGGCGGCGGCGAATTCCTCGCCGGCTCGCATATATTGCCCACCGTGCGAATTGACCCCGTGGCAGATGACCAGCGCCGCCTTCGGCTCGCCTTCCGGCCGCCAGTGGCGGGTGAAGATCTTCAGCCCGCCCTTGCTTTCGAGCCACTGTTCCTCGGGAGTACTGGTACCTGCAAGCGTCATCGGGAACCTCCTCGAATCAGGCGCGACCGGCCGTGAGGATATAGCGTTTGCTGCATCCGCGAAGCACAAACAGAGCGGAAAGGTATGTCAAACCGGAGACATAGCTCCCGCACCCACTACCGTGGTCCACTCCCGCACCCGCCATTCGCTGACGATGCCGTTGATCACGTAAGGATCGGCCCGCGCAAAGGCCTCGGCCGTGGACGCGTCTTCGCCGGCGAACAGCAGCATTGCTTCCTCCGGCGGGTCGAGCGGCCCGCCGAGCACCAGCTCGCCGCGCGCCACGGCCTCCTTCGCCAGCGTCAGGTGCTCCACCCGATAGGCCGGTCGGCGCTCGAGGTAGTCCGCCGCCAGCGTGTAAGTCAGCAGGAAGTGCTTCATCTCATCCCTCAAGCAAATCTCGCCGCGAGTTGCGGCAGCAGTCCCGCGGCCCGGGCGAAGCCGAGCGTGTCGAACAGCTCAAGGAACCGCACAGCCTTGCCGTTGCGGAAAGTCCAGATGTCGACCTTGGGCGAGTTGATGACGAGGCCGGTATGCCGGTTGCGCCAGCAGCAGCGGCCGATCCACACGACCGTGTCGCCCTGCTCCACCACCCGCTCGTTCGGATAGTCGATCATCTCCCAATCCTGCTCGATCGCCGCGAAGTATTCACGCATGCGGCTGAGGCCATGGTGATCGGTGGCAAGCTCATCGAGGTCGGGCGGATCGAGCACCGAGGCCATTTCGACGTTCTCGGCGGCCAACGCCATGAACGGCTCGGGATCGGCACCCAGGCTTTCCTCCCACTGGCGATAGGCAGCCGCCACGCGGGCAGCGTTAGACAAGTCGTCGCTCATCGGCTTGCTCCTGTTCGAGGTGCGGCGATCATACCAGATTGCGCCAGCGACGATCTCAGGCATTTCCCTGACGCCAAGCCGCATTCCCGCAAACCCACCCCAACCTCGCCAAACCGCCCCAAGAGTGCCAAGGCCTCCCACGAAGGAGTCCCCAACCATGGCCGGCGAAGACGAAGACTACGTATACGACGAAGACACCGGCGAATGGCTCCCCGCCTCCGAACTCGCCGCCAAGCGCGCGGCTGAGGGCACGGTGGAAGTGCGCGACGCGGTGGGCAACCTGCTGGCCGACGGCGACCAGGTGACGCTGATCAAGGACCTCGAAGTCAAAGGCGCGGGCCGCACGCTCAAGCAGGGGACGCTGATCAAGTCGATCCGCCTGACCGGCGACGCGCAGGAGATCGACTGCCGGTTCGAGCGGATCAAGGGGTTGGTGTTAAGGGCGGAGTTTGTGCGGAAACGGTGAGGGAGTGGCGAGCTACCTTTCCTGCGACGGAGTATCCTGACAGTAGGGCCGCGCGTGTTCACTGGAGCAGCCCGTACGTTGACCGAACTTGGATTGAGTCAATGAAAGTTGGATGCGATCCTCGGATTTAGATACGCCATTTCACCGCACTAACTCATCGCCCTAAACCAGTCTTTGACTGTTAGGTTGAGCCTATCCACCTCATCCGCGGCCAACGGGCTACAATGAGCAATGGGGCCTCGCAGCAAATTCAAGCCATTCATAATTCTCTCAACGGCCCTTTTGCTTGAAAATACTGCTCCAAATACGTCCCAGTTAAATGTGATAATCACAGATAGTTCACCAAAGTTGGTGTAATCTAGTTCTTTCTCTGAGCGCTGACTAAAACCACTATCTTTTTCTCGTTGGATTCTTTCGGACACCTCGGAGACAATCTTGTCGGGCACCGAGCCCGACGACCACCAGGATGCTCCAGATTTCTCAAGCAGAACCGAACCAATTAGATCTCTAATCGACTGCTCGAGGCAGTAGAACAGTTCGTAATGTGCCGCCATTTCAGCAGCCTGGACCCTTATAGCTTGATCAAACTGAGGATAATATCCAGACGAGTCTGCCGAATCCGAATGAACGTGCCCGAGATCGATGCTGAAGCGCCTTTCTATTTGACGGATTTCTTCCGTCAGAAGATGGCCAGACATGCCGAACGATCGAAGATGGTCATCAACTCTGGCCATCGTCGTTCACCAAGAGATTTTCTTTCAAGCTTTTAAAAATGGCGTTGAATACCGCGATATCACTTGTCGCAGGGAGATTTAGATTAATATTATAGCCAACGTTAAGGCCGACGCCTCCCCGGGGTGCCTCGTTCGAACCTTTTCCCGATCGATGCCCTTCGGCTTCAAATTTCGGTACAGTTAAGGGCTGTAGCTCGATTTGCCCGTCTTGATCACTTGACGCACTAAAATCGGCGAATTGCTTGAGCGCCTTTATGCAAGATAATATTAGATTTGGAGAACTAGAATCAGCAGCCGCACCTGTTTCCTCTAAAATGAGACCCTTTATTTCCTTGTCGGACAACTCGTGCAAATACTCATTTCTTTTGTATAGAGGCGCGTATCCAAATTTGATACTTTCGGCTGCTGCGGCGCCCCGAGTGGCGCTGTTGCGAAATTTTCTATAGATCTCCGTCGGCGTACCATCTGGATTGACAAATCCGACCTTCTTCAAAAAGGAAGCCATCTGATTTCCGGATCCTCCAGAAATCTTGAGAATCGTCTTCACAAAATTCTGAGTAACAGCATCTGGCGTAGCGGCAGCTGCAATATTATTCAGGGCTTTTGTTACATTCCCTGTTGCCGTGACATATGGAAGGTTGGCCATTGAATCCCCCTCTTAGGGAATCCAATCTAATGTCCCAGGCCCAAAAGGCAAATTTCTCGTTCAGGATGCTTTGGGAGGCATGAGCATGGATCGTGCTCACTCATATTTGCGACTCCGTAGACTTGGCATCGACCCAAGACGACGCGATTCTTGATCATTTGCCCACGCCGGCGTCAACCCACCCCAAGCTCACCCGGCCTTCTTCGCCTTATGCTCCGCAATCAGCCGATCCAGCTCCACAATCCGCTGACGCTCGGGCGTATCCTTCGCCAGCCC
This region includes:
- a CDS encoding alpha/beta hydrolase, giving the protein MTLAGTSTPEEQWLESKGGLKIFTRHWRPEGEPKAALVICHGVNSHGGQYMRAGEEFAAAGYAVTALDLRGRGRSEGERFHVETIDDYVADVAVTVDLAKSLDPGRKCFLLGHSAGGVTSVTYALDHQDQIDGLICESFAFRVFAPDFALTLLKGASHVVPDLPALKLKMEDFSRDPAWVEQLLADPYTLDEKQPVETVAAFARAGDRFEKEFGKITLPVLIMHGTADKATRPDGSQEFFDHASSTDKQLILYQDYYHDLLNDLGREKVMGDIIGWLDARA
- a CDS encoding YciI-like protein, which gives rise to MKHFLLTYTLAADYLERRPAYRVEHLTLAKEAVARGELVLGGPLDPPEEAMLLFAGEDASTAEAFARADPYVINGIVSEWRVREWTTVVGAGAMSPV
- a CDS encoding nuclear transport factor 2 family protein, which encodes MPEIVAGAIWYDRRTSNRSKPMSDDLSNAARVAAAYRQWEESLGADPEPFMALAAENVEMASVLDPPDLDELATDHHGLSRMREYFAAIEQDWEMIDYPNERVVEQGDTVVWIGRCCWRNRHTGLVINSPKVDIWTFRNGKAVRFLELFDTLGFARAAGLLPQLAARFA
- a CDS encoding alkylphosphonate utilization protein; the protein is MAGEDEDYVYDEDTGEWLPASELAAKRAAEGTVEVRDAVGNLLADGDQVTLIKDLEVKGAGRTLKQGTLIKSIRLTGDAQEIDCRFERIKGLVLRAEFVRKR
- a CDS encoding Swt1 family HEPN domain-containing protein; this translates as MARVDDHLRSFGMSGHLLTEEIRQIERRFSIDLGHVHSDSADSSGYYPQFDQAIRVQAAEMAAHYELFYCLEQSIRDLIGSVLLEKSGASWWSSGSVPDKIVSEVSERIQREKDSGFSQRSEKELDYTNFGELSVIITFNWDVFGAVFSSKRAVERIMNGLNLLRGPIAHCSPLAADEVDRLNLTVKDWFRAMS
- a CDS encoding DUF5343 domain-containing protein, producing the protein MANLPYVTATGNVTKALNNIAAAATPDAVTQNFVKTILKISGGSGNQMASFLKKVGFVNPDGTPTEIYRKFRNSATRGAAAAESIKFGYAPLYKRNEYLHELSDKEIKGLILEETGAAADSSSPNLILSCIKALKQFADFSASSDQDGQIELQPLTVPKFEAEGHRSGKGSNEAPRGGVGLNVGYNINLNLPATSDIAVFNAIFKSLKENLLVNDDGQS